From one Solanum lycopersicum chromosome 12, SLM_r2.1 genomic stretch:
- the LOC101250676 gene encoding uncharacterized protein At1g76070-like, with translation MEKPCKSSKKKITILKLLPKAAAAAAFILQNAHAPFSPSREKRLEHHHKNHHHKGFTGPIIPVIPAHQVSGRKSEPGSPKISCMGQIKQNKEKTLNLMRSSENTSPGKNQRKNITRKSMSNFGSMFGGKSKLISGRKSDVTTENIVCKLPDRAPCLSQMQRFASGREPLTNFDWRSIQITPQDERKYYTDDDDDDDDDEISPFSGPILLGRSRTTICLEPRKEINLWKRRTMVQPKPLQLQY, from the coding sequence ATGGAGAAACCATGCAAGtcatcaaagaagaaaattacaatcTTGAAATTACTACCAAAAGCAGCTGCTGCAGCTGCTTTTATACTACAAAATGCACATGCACCTTTTAGTCCAAGTAGAGAAAAAAGATTAGAACATCATCACAAAAATCACCACCATAAAGGATTTACAGGCCCAATAATACCAGTAATTCCGGCCCATCAAGTTTCGGGTCGAAAATCCGAGCCCGGTTCGCCTAAAATATCATGCATGGGGCAAATcaagcaaaataaagagaagacGTTGAATCTTATGAGAAGTAGCGAAAATACTAGCCCTGGTAAAAATCAACGAAAAAACATTACAAGGAAATCGATGTCTAATTTTGGTAGTATGTTTGGTGGCAAATCAAAATTGATATCAGGGCGAAAATCAGATGTTACAACTGAGAATATTGTTTGTAAACTTCCTGATAGAGCACCTTGTTTGAGTCAAATGCAACGATTCGCTAGTGGTAGGGAACCGTTGACCAATTTTGACTGGAGGTCGATACAAATTACACCTCAAGATGAACGTAAGTATTATAcagacgatgatgatgacgatgatgacgacgaaATTAGTCCTTTTTCTGGTCCAATATTATTAGGTAGAAGTAGAACAACTATATGTTTGGAGCCAAGGAAGGAAATTAATTTATGGAAAAGGAGAACTATGGTCCAACCTAAGCCTCTTCAATTGCAATATTAG
- the LOC101250386 gene encoding uncharacterized protein has product MENLSNNGLSHLFMTVFLHCFSIFMVIPSITDITMSAICPGKDECSIAIYLTGIQHTLIGLGSLIIMPLLGNLSDTHGRKVMLMLPLTLSIFPLVILAYSRTKYYFYAYYVLKTLVAIVCEGNVHCLALAYVADVVPENRRASVFGVLSGIASSAFVCGNLSTRFLSVASTFQVAAIVAIIALVYTRMFLPEPLIKDQMSTKGIETICLLEKAPKNKVQLFKTLPSFNDVLCLIRNSSTLLHAAIVSFFAHVAHVGLDSSLLYFLKAQFHFNKNQFADLLIISGIAGSISQLLLMPILVSALGEEKLLSVGLLFSCFHILLYSIAWSSWVPYASALISVMSIFVMPCLKSIASKQVGPNEQGKVQGCITGICSFASVVSPLIFSPLTALFLSDHAPFHFPGFGLACAAFAFMIAFIESFMISSACPVISCRLSNSDFEEP; this is encoded by the exons ATGGAAAATTTGTCTAATAATGGTCTAAGCCATCTCTTCATGACAGTATTTCTCCATTGTTTCTCTATATTCATGGTGATTCCATCCATTACTGATATTACTATGTCAGCCATTTGTCCTGGAAAAGATGAATGCTCCATTGCTATATATCTCACCGGAATTCAACATACG CTAATAGGTTTGGGATCACTAATTATAATGCCCTTGTTGGGAAATCTATCAGACACTCATGGAAGAAAAGTAATGCTCATGCTCCCTTTGACCCTTTCTATCTTCCCTCTAG TGATATTGGCATACAGCAGGACAAAATACTACTTCTATGCATACTATGTCCTAAAAACTCTGGTTGCTATAGTTTGTGAAGGAAATGTTCATTGCCTTGCTCTTGCCTACGtg gcTGATGTTGTTCCAGAGAATCGTCGCGCCTCTGTCTTTGGAGTCCTATCAGGCATTGCCTCCTCTGCTTTTGTCTGTGGAAATCTCTCTACTCGCTTTCTCTCCGTGGCTTCCACTTTCCAA GTTGCTGCAATAGTGGCAATAATAGCTCTTGTATACACAAGAATGTTTCTTCCTGAGCCTTTGATAAAAGATCAAATGTCTACTAAAGGAATTGAAACAATTTGTCTATTGGAAAAAGCTCCAAAGAATAAAGTCCAATTATTCAAGACATTGCCTTCTTTCAATGATGTGTTATGTTTGATAAGGAATAG CTCCACATTATTACATGCAGctattgtttctttctttgccCATGTTGCACATGTTGGACTTGATTCTTCTCTTCTT TATTTCTTGAAGGCTCAGTTTCACTtcaacaaaaatcaatttgctGATTTGTTGATAATATCTGGTATTGCAGGATCCATATCACAG CTTCTTCTAATGCCCATATTAGTTTCTGCTCTTGGAGAGGAGAAATTGCTATCTGTTGGACTCCTTTTTAGTTGTTTTCAT ATATTACTTTATAGCATTGCTTGGTCTTCATGG GTTCCTTATGCTAGCGCTTTGATCTCCGTTATGTCTATTTTCGTGATGCCTTGT TTGAAGAGCATTGCATCCAAACAAGTTGGTCCAAATGAACAG GGAAAGGTTCAAGGATGCATCACGGGAATATGTTCCTTCGCGAGTGTAGTTTCTCCGTTAATTTTCAGTCCTTTAACAG CTTTATTTCTATCAGATCATGCACCTTTCCATTTCCCAGGATTCGGATTAGCCTGTGCTGCCTTTGCTTTC ATGATAGCCTTCATTGAGAGCTTCATGATAAGTTCAGCTTGTCCTGTAATCAGTTGCAGACTAAGCAATTCAGATTTCGAAGAGCCTTAA
- the LOC101250101 gene encoding serine/threonine-protein kinase STY46 isoform X1, whose protein sequence is MMEDSVSCSSGGLLELPQNRTRKRREKVEVFQEVIRRLRESNDEESNQPGFEDELWAHFTKLPLRYAVDVNIERAQDVVMHKNLLQMAHYQNPAPAVEVRLVQIHRISDGNPGDSVHSTFSRRGGVQSIDHHGSMHPPPAFGLSPSTELALGTNKLYVQDGNSAVSGNSLSFRPLYEITISTVDKPKLLFRLTSLLSEIGLNIQEAHAFSTKDGYSLDVFVVDGWENEETDQLRSVLVKEISNMEVKVIDRLNATLKQPGLNQDLLFPKMKFVQTGINIIANHVDTPSNGSEAWEIDNALLNYEYKIATGSTGDLYKGSFHNQEVAIKVLKSECLNEDMRRDFAQEIYILRKVRHKNVVQFIGACTKPPRLCIITEFMSGGSLYDFLHKTKGFFRLPVLLKVAIDVSKGMSYLHQNNIIHRDLKTANLLMDENHVVKVADFGVARVQVQSGVMTAETGTYRWMAPEVIGHRPYDRKADVFSFGIVLWELLTGKLPYEFLTPLQAAVAVVQKGLRPTIPANTHPMLVDLLEKCWQQEPLLRPEFSEILDILQDMTKKMVEEEKSSKRRSLG, encoded by the exons ATGATGGAAGATTCAGTGAGTTGTAGTAGTGGAGGATTATTGGAGTTGCCTCAAAATCGTACTcgaaagagaagagagaaagtTGAAGTGTTTCAAGAAGTGATTCGAAGATTAAGGGAGTCGAATGATGAAGAATCGAATCAACCTGGTTTTGAGGATGAGTTGTGGGCTCATTTCACTAAACTTCCTCTAAG GTATGCAGTTGATGTGAATATTGAGAGAGCACAAGATGTTGTTATGCATAAGAACTTGCTGCAAATGGCGCACTACCAGAATCCCGCGCCAGCAGTTGAAGTCCGCCTAGTGCAG ATTCATCGAATATCTGATGGGAATCCCGGGGATTCAGTTCATTCTACTTTCTCGAGAAGGGGAGGTGTACAAAGTATTGATCACCACGGCAG CATGCATCCTCCACCTGCCTTTGGTTTGTCGCCAAGCACAGAGCTCGCGTTAGGAACCAATAAATTATATGTACAAGATGGAAATAGTGCTGTGAGTGGAAATTCACTGTCATTTCG GCCTTTGTATGAAATAACGATTTCAACAGTTGACAAGCCCAAGCTACTCTTTCGG TTGACTTCTTTACTTTCGGAGATTGGATTGAACATTCAAGAAGCTCATGCTTTCTCAACGAAAGACGGTTACTCCTTGGATGTCTTTGTGGTCGATGGTTGGGAAAATGAG GAAACTGATCAGCTAAGAAGTGTCCTGGTGAAGGAAATTTCAAATATGGAGGTAAAAGTAATTGACAGACTCAACGCAACGCTGAAACAGCCGGGGTTAAATCAAGACCTTTTGTTCCCGAAAATGAAGTTTGTACAAACTGGTATCAACATTATCGCTAACCATGTAGATACACCTAGCAACGGGAGTGAAGCATGGGAAATCGACAATGCACTGCtgaattatgaatataaaatcGCAACTGGCTCAACTGGTGATTT GTATAAAGGTTCATTCCATAATCAGGAAGTGGCTATTAAGGTTCTCAAGTCTGAGTGCCTAAATGAAGATATGCGAAGAGATTTTGCtcaagaaatttatatattaag GAAAGTCCGCCACAAGAATGTTGTGCAGTTTATTGGTGCATGCACGAAACCTCCACGATTATGTATAATCACAG AATTTATGTCCGGTGGAAGTCTCTACGATTTTCTGCATAAAACGAAAGGTTTTTTCAGGCTTCCAGTGTTACTCAAAGTTGCTATTGATGTTTCAAAGGGGATGAGCTATCTgcaccaaaataatataatccATAGAGACTTAAAGACCGCTAATCTCTTAATGGATGAAAATCAC GTTGTGAAGGTTGCTGACTTTGGTGTTGCTCGTGTGCAAGTTCAGTCTGGTGTCATGACAGCAGAAACAGGAACATATCGATGGATGGCTCCTGAG GTTATTGGACACAGACCTTATGATCGAAAAGCTGATGTTTTCAGCTTCGGGATTGTACTGTGGGAGCTGTTAACAGGAAAG cttccttacgagTTCTTGACCCCATTACAAGCTGCAGTGGCTGTGGTTCAGAAG GGTCTAAGGCCAACAATTCCCGCGAACACTCATCCAATGTTGGTAGACTTGCTCGAGAAATGCTGGCAGCAAGAACCGCTCTTAAGACCTGAATTCTCCGAGATACTTGACATCTTACAAGACATGACCAAAAAG ATGgttgaagaagagaaaagtAGCAAAAGAAGAAGCCTTGGATAA
- the LOC101250101 gene encoding serine/threonine-protein kinase STY46 isoform X2 yields the protein MHKNLLQMAHYQNPAPAVEVRLVQIHRISDGNPGDSVHSTFSRRGGVQSIDHHGSMHPPPAFGLSPSTELALGTNKLYVQDGNSAVSGNSLSFRPLYEITISTVDKPKLLFRLTSLLSEIGLNIQEAHAFSTKDGYSLDVFVVDGWENEETDQLRSVLVKEISNMEVKVIDRLNATLKQPGLNQDLLFPKMKFVQTGINIIANHVDTPSNGSEAWEIDNALLNYEYKIATGSTGDLYKGSFHNQEVAIKVLKSECLNEDMRRDFAQEIYILRKVRHKNVVQFIGACTKPPRLCIITEFMSGGSLYDFLHKTKGFFRLPVLLKVAIDVSKGMSYLHQNNIIHRDLKTANLLMDENHVVKVADFGVARVQVQSGVMTAETGTYRWMAPEVIGHRPYDRKADVFSFGIVLWELLTGKLPYEFLTPLQAAVAVVQKGLRPTIPANTHPMLVDLLEKCWQQEPLLRPEFSEILDILQDMTKKMVEEEKSSKRRSLG from the exons ATGCATAAGAACTTGCTGCAAATGGCGCACTACCAGAATCCCGCGCCAGCAGTTGAAGTCCGCCTAGTGCAG ATTCATCGAATATCTGATGGGAATCCCGGGGATTCAGTTCATTCTACTTTCTCGAGAAGGGGAGGTGTACAAAGTATTGATCACCACGGCAG CATGCATCCTCCACCTGCCTTTGGTTTGTCGCCAAGCACAGAGCTCGCGTTAGGAACCAATAAATTATATGTACAAGATGGAAATAGTGCTGTGAGTGGAAATTCACTGTCATTTCG GCCTTTGTATGAAATAACGATTTCAACAGTTGACAAGCCCAAGCTACTCTTTCGG TTGACTTCTTTACTTTCGGAGATTGGATTGAACATTCAAGAAGCTCATGCTTTCTCAACGAAAGACGGTTACTCCTTGGATGTCTTTGTGGTCGATGGTTGGGAAAATGAG GAAACTGATCAGCTAAGAAGTGTCCTGGTGAAGGAAATTTCAAATATGGAGGTAAAAGTAATTGACAGACTCAACGCAACGCTGAAACAGCCGGGGTTAAATCAAGACCTTTTGTTCCCGAAAATGAAGTTTGTACAAACTGGTATCAACATTATCGCTAACCATGTAGATACACCTAGCAACGGGAGTGAAGCATGGGAAATCGACAATGCACTGCtgaattatgaatataaaatcGCAACTGGCTCAACTGGTGATTT GTATAAAGGTTCATTCCATAATCAGGAAGTGGCTATTAAGGTTCTCAAGTCTGAGTGCCTAAATGAAGATATGCGAAGAGATTTTGCtcaagaaatttatatattaag GAAAGTCCGCCACAAGAATGTTGTGCAGTTTATTGGTGCATGCACGAAACCTCCACGATTATGTATAATCACAG AATTTATGTCCGGTGGAAGTCTCTACGATTTTCTGCATAAAACGAAAGGTTTTTTCAGGCTTCCAGTGTTACTCAAAGTTGCTATTGATGTTTCAAAGGGGATGAGCTATCTgcaccaaaataatataatccATAGAGACTTAAAGACCGCTAATCTCTTAATGGATGAAAATCAC GTTGTGAAGGTTGCTGACTTTGGTGTTGCTCGTGTGCAAGTTCAGTCTGGTGTCATGACAGCAGAAACAGGAACATATCGATGGATGGCTCCTGAG GTTATTGGACACAGACCTTATGATCGAAAAGCTGATGTTTTCAGCTTCGGGATTGTACTGTGGGAGCTGTTAACAGGAAAG cttccttacgagTTCTTGACCCCATTACAAGCTGCAGTGGCTGTGGTTCAGAAG GGTCTAAGGCCAACAATTCCCGCGAACACTCATCCAATGTTGGTAGACTTGCTCGAGAAATGCTGGCAGCAAGAACCGCTCTTAAGACCTGAATTCTCCGAGATACTTGACATCTTACAAGACATGACCAAAAAG ATGgttgaagaagagaaaagtAGCAAAAGAAGAAGCCTTGGATAA
- the LOC104645221 gene encoding mechanosensitive ion channel protein 6-like: protein MEKLKKSFKSEEEEHQNLLNQAEKSNLSVFRETPEPLKETEMSISAEPHFTKNDSNDKDLNFITESQQEVLVCSSTSSFRKKSNLLVNRTKSRLMEPSEQDQRSGVLLKDSEIEEDDPFSDEDLPEEFKKVKFSLLTVLQLVSLVLIIAVLSCSFVFRVLREKRALGLKLWKWEVMVLVLICGRLFSGWVIRLVVYFIESNFLLRKRVLYFVYGLRNSVQNCIWLSLVLIAWLCIFDEKVDKMTGGKVLPHVSSIWICLLVGAYIWLLKTLLVKVLAMSFHVSTFFDRIQESLFNQYVIETLSGPALVEIDQSEQEEEGEKVMVEVEKLQSAGATLPADLKTSIFAKRPIGTPRKTPTGSTPRSSAFSRVISEKEKEGGITIDHLHKLNQKNISAWNMKRLMNMVRNGVLSTLDEKLPQSTFEDDTAVQITSEKKAKAAAKQIFNNVAKPGSKFIYLEDLMRFMKEDEASKTMCLIQSGTETKGISKRALKNWAVNAFRERRALALSLNDTKTAVNKLHQMLNVLVAIIILVIWLLILRVATMHFLVFLSSQILLVVFIFGNSAKTTFEAIIFLFVMHPFDVGDRVEVDGVQMVVEEMNILTTVFLRYDNQKIIYPNSVLSTKPISNYYRSPDMGDSVDFSIHISTPMEKIAMMKEKITRYIENRSDHWYPAPMIVMRDVENMNGIKWSVWLSHTMNHQDMGERWARRALLIEEMVKTFRELDIQYRMLPLDINIHNLPPLSLTRAPSNWTTCA from the exons AtggaaaaacttaaaaaatctttcaaatctgaagaagaagaacatcAAAATCTCTTAAACCAAGCTGAAAAATCCAATCTTTCTGTGTTTAGAGAAACCCCAGAACCCCTAAAAGAAACTGAAATGTCCATTTCTGCAGAACCCCATTTCACCAAGAATGATAGTAATGATAAAGATTTAAACTTTATCACAGAATCACAACAAGAAGTTTTGGTTTGCAGTTCCACCtcttcttttagaaaaaaatcaaatcttttggTAAACAGGACAAAATCAAGGCTAATGGAACCATCTGAGCAAGATCAGAGGTCTGGGGTTTTGTTAAAAGATAGTGAAATTGAAGAAGATGACCCCTTTTCAGATGAGGATTTACCTGAGGAAttcaagaaagtgaagtttagTTTATTAACTGTTCTTCAGCTGGTCAGTTTGGTTTTAATTATTGCTGTTTTAAGTTGTAGTTTTGTGTTTCGTGTATTGAGAGAAAAGAGGGCTCTTGGGCTTAAATTGTGGAAATGGGAAGTAATGGTTTTGGTGTTGATTTGTGGAAGATTGTTTTCTGGTTGGGTTATAAGGTTGGTTGTGTACTTCATTGAGAGTAATTTTTTGTTGCGAAAACGCGTTTTATATTTCGTGTATGGATTGAGGAATTCAGTGCAGAATTGTATTTGGTTGAGTTTAGTTTTGATTGCTTGGCTGtgtatttttgatgaaaaagttGATAAAATGACTGGTGGGAAGGTTTTGCCTCATGTGTCAAGTATTTGGATTTGTCTTTTGGTTGGTGCATACATTTGGTTGTTGAAAACGCTTCTTGTGAAGGTACTAGCTATGTCATTTCATGTTAGTACATTCTTTGATCGAATTCAAGAATCTTTGTTTAATCAGTATGTGATCGAGACGTTGTCTGGGCCTGCATTGGTTGAGATTGATCAATCGGAGCAAGAGGAGGAAGGAGAGAAAGTTATGGTTGAAGTGGAGAAGCTTCAGAGTGCTGGGGCTACATTGCCTGCTGATCTAAAGACAAGCATATTTGCAAAGAGACCGATTGGAACACCGCGCAAGACTCCTACGGGTTCTACTCCGAGGAGTTCTGCATTTTCGAGGGTTATTTCCGAGAAGGAAAAGGAGGGTGGGATTACTATAGATCATCTGCATAAACTGAATCAGAAGAACATTTCTGCTTGGAATATGAAAAGGCTGATGAATATGGTTAGAAATGGTGTACTGTCAACTTTGGATGAGAAGTTACCACAATCGACTTTCGAGGATGATACTGCTGTGCAGATCACTAGTGAAAAAAAGGCGAAAGCTGCAGCCAAGCAGATTTTTAACAATGTAGCTAAGCCAGGATCCAA ATTCATCTATTTGGAGGACTTGATGCGTTTTATGAAAGAAGACGAGGCTTCGAAAACAATGTGCCTTATTCAAAGTGGAACTGAAACCAAAGGCATAAGTAAGCGTGCTCTGAAAAATTGGGCG GTTAACGCATTTAGAGAGCGAAGGGCGCTTGCTCTGTCGTTAAATGACACTAAGACTGCTGTAAACAAGCTTCATCAAATGTTAAATGTCCTTGTGGCGATAATCATATTGGTCATCTGGCTCCTTATACTCAGAGTCGCTACTATGCATTTCTTAGTCTTTTTGAGTTCCCAGATTCTTCTAGTAGTATTCATCTTCGGAAACTCAGCCAAGACGACATTTGAGGCAATCatctttttatttgtaatgCACCCGTTTGATGTAGGCGATCGTGTTGAAGTCGATGGAGTTCAG ATGGTAGTTGAAGAGATGAATATACTGACTACAGTTTTCCTAAGATATGATAACCAAAAGATCATATATCCAAATAGTGTCCTATCGACGAAACCTATCAGTAATTACTACCGCAGTCCAGACATGGGAGATTCAGTCGATTTCTCCATTCATATCTCAACTCCTATGGAAAAGATTGCtatgatgaaagaaaaaataacaag GTATATCGAAAACAGGAGTGATCATTGGTATCCGGCTCCAATGATTGTAATGAGAGACGTGGAAAACATGAACGGGATAAAATGGTCCGTGTGGCTCTCACACACGATGAATCACCAAGACATGGGAGAGAGATGGGCGAGAAGAGCTCTTCTTATCGAAGAAATGGTGAAAACATTCAGGGAACTCGATATCCAGTATCGTATGCTACCTCTCGAtatcaacattcataacctccCACCATTATCGTTAACAAGAGCTCCTTCTAACTGGACGACGTGtgcttaa